Proteins encoded by one window of SAR324 cluster bacterium:
- a CDS encoding recombinase family protein, producing MAVYGYIRINYQRTQPKGFTLEEQESQIRHFAAARNLTLKRIIQDEAETSATLDLSGLAEVLHLAESGEITTLIVPRLDRLVRVLHLHQQVLQKLCHESGVNLISIEENVETATACGQRILNIIGILSKWESRRISDRTRELIERKRRIGERVGHAPYGFVYQNKKLIPAEEEVEIVKLIRQKREMEQLSYSKIAKYLNQNLIPAKRGGNWYTETVKTVCTNPVYGEPIRIRGRMRRPD from the coding sequence ATGGCGGTTTACGGCTACATTCGAATCAACTATCAGCGCACTCAGCCCAAAGGTTTTACCCTGGAAGAGCAGGAGTCACAAATCAGACACTTTGCAGCCGCAAGAAACCTTACACTCAAGAGAATAATCCAAGATGAAGCGGAAACTAGTGCAACTCTTGATCTATCTGGTCTTGCTGAAGTTTTGCATCTTGCTGAATCCGGTGAAATTACAACTTTGATTGTTCCTCGATTGGATCGATTGGTGCGAGTACTTCATCTTCATCAGCAAGTTTTACAGAAATTATGTCATGAGAGTGGTGTCAATCTAATCTCGATTGAGGAAAACGTTGAGACAGCAACCGCCTGCGGGCAACGTATTCTAAACATCATCGGCATTTTGTCGAAGTGGGAATCCCGAAGAATCTCTGATCGAACTCGTGAATTGATCGAGAGAAAGCGCCGCATTGGAGAGCGTGTGGGCCATGCTCCCTACGGCTTTGTTTATCAGAATAAAAAATTGATCCCAGCCGAGGAGGAAGTAGAAATTGTTAAACTGATCCGTCAGAAAAGGGAGATGGAGCAACTCAGTTACAGCAAAATCGCAAAATACTTAAACCAGAATCTCATTCCCGCAAAACGCGGTGGCAATTGGTATACGGAAACTGTGAAAACAGTTTGCACGAATCCTGTTTACGGAGAGCCAATCCGGATTAGAGGCCGGATGCGTCGTCCTGACTAA
- the ileS gene encoding isoleucine--tRNA ligase, with protein MKSVSNKINFPELESRILEFWRQENIFRKSVEERPADNEFIFYDGPPFATGLPHYGHLLAGTIKDVIPRYKTMQGYRVERRFGWDCHGLPVEYEIEQTLGLKGRPDIEEFGVGNFNEECRKIVLRYASEWRETVERMARWIDFDNDYKTMDLTFMESVWWVFDQLWKKGLIYEGVKVMPYSWRVSTPLSNFEANLNYKDTQDPSVTVKFALASEPDTFILAWTTTPWTLPSNLALCAGPNLNYVCLQPHGSEEKYWICEGRLSAYFEEGSYQIIKKCAGKELEGLAYEPIFRFADGRVELSKARRVVLDEYVSDESGTGIVHQAPAFGEDDLRICQREGIPVFDPVDTEGNFCTYMDFIAGMNIKEADKTIIRELKEQGSLFRQDTIQHSYPFCWRTDTPLIYKAISTWFVNAEAIKDRMVSHNQAVHWVPTHIRDGRFGKWLENARDWAISRNRYWGTPLPIWRSEDGDILCFGNVADLEEAVGQKITDLHKHFLDDLLINKDGKTYRRIPEVLDCWFESGAMPYAQQHYPFENKELFEENFPANFICEGLDQTRGWFYTLVVHAAALFDAPAFRNCIVNGLILAEDGKKMSKRLKNYPDPVEMLDRYGADAIRLYMLNSVAVQGESLRFSEQGLVEVTRSVLLPLWNSLSFLSTYAEIDGWDPTEANLAVEKTNPLDRWIMSRLQGLIAEVDSAMDLYELNKASAPFVHFIDLLTNWYLRRSRRRFWKDGRGQDKMSAYATLFLVLRDLSKIIASFVPYVAEGIYESLRREGDPISVHLDFFPAVDDKVRDSELEARMDLVLAAVNMGRALRAKHQLKIRQPLHRLFLITRDPEAQRILNELDALLLDELNIKELVLTENEEDLVGLSAQANFRVLGKRLGKRMKEVADQIKTLDLENIRRLQDGGSVTLQHTNGEVTLTLEDVLIKRSQREGLLVESCGSVTIALDTQLNESLIKEGLAREFVNKVQHMRKEQDLAVMDRILIRCKPTDIVGKALNAYQDFVCTETLCEKLLLEENYGSEWDINGEICTIELQRMNPSP; from the coding sequence ATGAAATCAGTCTCTAACAAAATCAATTTCCCTGAGCTGGAATCTCGAATTCTCGAATTTTGGCGACAAGAAAACATCTTCAGAAAATCGGTAGAGGAACGACCGGCTGATAATGAATTCATATTTTATGATGGACCTCCGTTTGCGACTGGTCTCCCACATTATGGACATTTGTTAGCAGGAACAATCAAGGACGTGATTCCACGCTACAAAACCATGCAGGGCTATCGAGTAGAAAGACGATTTGGATGGGATTGCCATGGGTTACCCGTTGAATACGAGATTGAGCAGACTTTGGGTTTGAAGGGACGTCCAGATATTGAGGAATTTGGAGTCGGAAACTTCAACGAAGAATGTCGCAAGATTGTGCTCCGCTATGCAAGTGAATGGCGAGAAACCGTAGAAAGAATGGCTCGCTGGATCGATTTTGACAATGACTACAAGACAATGGATCTGACATTCATGGAGTCGGTTTGGTGGGTCTTCGACCAACTCTGGAAGAAGGGACTCATCTATGAGGGTGTCAAGGTGATGCCGTACTCTTGGAGAGTCTCCACCCCGCTTTCAAACTTTGAAGCAAATTTGAACTACAAGGACACCCAAGATCCATCAGTTACCGTTAAATTTGCCTTAGCATCCGAACCAGACACCTTTATTCTTGCTTGGACAACGACTCCTTGGACTTTGCCTTCCAACCTTGCGCTCTGTGCAGGTCCGAACTTGAACTATGTCTGTTTGCAGCCCCACGGAAGTGAAGAGAAGTATTGGATCTGTGAAGGTCGCCTTTCGGCATACTTTGAAGAAGGCAGCTATCAAATTATTAAGAAGTGTGCCGGGAAGGAGTTGGAAGGCCTAGCGTATGAACCAATATTCCGTTTTGCCGATGGGAGAGTCGAGCTTTCCAAGGCACGACGTGTTGTATTGGATGAGTATGTCAGTGATGAAAGCGGTACGGGAATCGTGCACCAAGCTCCTGCATTTGGTGAGGATGATCTAAGAATCTGTCAGCGTGAAGGCATTCCTGTTTTTGATCCTGTGGATACAGAGGGAAATTTCTGCACTTACATGGATTTTATCGCAGGAATGAATATCAAGGAGGCTGATAAAACGATTATTCGTGAGCTGAAAGAACAAGGCTCACTATTCAGGCAGGACACAATTCAGCATAGCTATCCATTCTGCTGGAGAACAGACACTCCACTGATTTACAAAGCTATCTCAACATGGTTTGTCAACGCAGAGGCAATCAAAGACCGAATGGTTTCTCACAACCAAGCTGTTCATTGGGTACCAACACACATTCGTGATGGACGCTTCGGCAAATGGTTAGAAAATGCGAGAGATTGGGCGATCAGTCGCAACCGATATTGGGGCACACCGTTACCTATCTGGCGTAGTGAGGATGGGGATATTTTATGTTTTGGAAACGTCGCTGATTTGGAAGAGGCCGTTGGTCAAAAAATTACAGACCTGCACAAGCACTTTTTGGATGATTTATTGATCAACAAGGACGGGAAAACCTATCGACGCATTCCTGAAGTATTAGATTGTTGGTTTGAGTCAGGTGCAATGCCCTACGCACAACAGCACTATCCTTTTGAAAACAAGGAACTATTCGAAGAAAATTTCCCAGCAAATTTCATCTGTGAGGGTCTAGATCAAACACGCGGTTGGTTCTATACCTTAGTGGTTCATGCTGCAGCCTTGTTCGATGCTCCCGCTTTTCGCAACTGTATCGTAAATGGACTGATTTTAGCGGAAGATGGCAAGAAGATGAGCAAACGTCTCAAAAATTATCCTGATCCAGTTGAGATGCTGGATCGGTATGGGGCTGACGCCATTAGGCTATACATGCTCAACTCTGTTGCAGTTCAAGGGGAGTCTTTGCGTTTTTCTGAGCAAGGCTTAGTTGAAGTAACTCGCTCCGTACTCTTGCCCTTGTGGAATTCACTATCCTTCCTTTCAACCTATGCAGAAATAGATGGTTGGGATCCGACTGAAGCAAATCTAGCTGTAGAAAAAACGAATCCATTGGATCGTTGGATTATGAGTCGTTTGCAAGGACTCATCGCTGAGGTTGACTCTGCAATGGACCTTTATGAATTGAATAAAGCATCTGCACCCTTTGTTCACTTTATCGACCTCCTGACAAACTGGTATTTGAGACGCAGCCGACGTCGCTTTTGGAAAGATGGTAGGGGCCAAGACAAGATGTCTGCATATGCTACTCTGTTCTTAGTGCTGAGAGATCTTTCTAAAATTATCGCTAGCTTCGTTCCATATGTTGCAGAAGGAATCTATGAATCACTTCGAAGGGAAGGGGATCCGATTAGTGTACATCTGGACTTCTTTCCAGCAGTAGATGACAAAGTGAGGGATTCAGAGTTGGAGGCAAGAATGGATCTTGTCTTAGCCGCAGTTAATATGGGGCGTGCTCTTCGAGCGAAGCATCAGTTGAAAATCCGCCAACCGCTTCATAGATTATTTTTGATAACACGTGATCCAGAGGCACAGAGAATCTTGAATGAACTGGATGCGCTGCTGCTGGATGAACTAAACATCAAAGAATTAGTCCTCACAGAAAACGAGGAGGATCTAGTGGGATTAAGCGCACAGGCAAATTTTAGAGTTTTAGGGAAGCGTTTGGGCAAGCGTATGAAGGAGGTCGCTGATCAAATCAAGACACTTGACTTGGAAAACATTCGAAGATTGCAGGATGGAGGAAGTGTCACCTTACAACATACGAATGGAGAAGTTACGCTCACACTTGAAGACGTCCTTATTAAGCGTTCACAGCGTGAAGGACTTTTGGTGGAGTCTTGTGGTAGTGTAACCATTGCACTTGACACTCAATTGAATGAATCCCTAATCAAAGAGGGTCTTGCGAGAGAATTTGTGAACAAAGTTCAGCACATGCGCAAGGAACAAGACCTCGCAGTCATGGACCGTATCCTAATTAGGTGCAAGCCCACAGATATTGTGGGCAAAGCGCTTAATGCTTACCAGGATTTTGTTTGCACCGAAACCCTTTGTGAGAAACTACTGCTTGAAGAAAACTACGGCAGTGAGTGGGACATCAATGGTGAGATTTGTACGATTGAATTACAAAGAATGAATCCTTCTCCTTGA
- a CDS encoding 2-isopropylmalate synthase — METIRIFDTTLRDGEQSPGCSMSAKEKLLLARQLDRLGVDVIEAGFAASSPGDFESVKQIGQQISRAKVVSLCRASISDIERAVDALKESENWGIHTFIASSQLHMKYKLQMDEDEVLKRSIEAVEFARKHTDYVEFSAEDATRSEPEFLVKLFSAVVRAGATTLNVPDTVGYTTPDEMYDLIKLLKNEVYQADQVVFSVHCHNDLGMGVANSLAAVRAGARQIECTINGIGERAGNAAMEEIVMAMNTRQQYFDLQTNIVTEQLYPTSRLLAQITGVAVQPNKAIVGANAFAHEAGIHQHGVLKNALTYEIMTPQSVGVRQSQLVLGKHSGRHALSERVKSLGFELNDVELNHIFKEFKHLADVKRQVFDEDIEALITNNVRKQNNRFELQHLTVTSGTTSVPTATITMRVGNDVVRKAGFGDGPVDAALNTIKQITEQNCTLNSYVVKAITGGTDAQGEVSVTVEHEGQQVTGRGAHTDIILASALAFVHALNRLEARSSSISLMTPLQQEAAAV, encoded by the coding sequence ATGGAAACGATCCGCATTTTTGATACTACGCTTCGCGATGGCGAGCAGTCCCCTGGTTGTTCCATGTCCGCGAAAGAAAAGCTACTACTGGCTCGCCAACTGGATCGGCTAGGAGTAGATGTGATAGAAGCTGGTTTCGCAGCATCGTCCCCTGGGGATTTTGAAAGCGTTAAGCAAATTGGACAACAAATTAGTCGAGCAAAGGTAGTTTCACTTTGCAGAGCCAGTATTTCAGATATTGAGCGGGCAGTTGATGCTCTAAAGGAATCTGAAAACTGGGGAATCCACACTTTCATCGCTTCCAGCCAACTGCACATGAAATATAAGCTGCAGATGGATGAGGATGAAGTGCTCAAGCGCTCGATTGAAGCCGTCGAGTTTGCACGCAAGCACACGGATTACGTCGAATTCAGTGCAGAAGATGCAACCAGAAGTGAACCAGAGTTCTTGGTCAAGCTTTTCTCTGCTGTAGTTCGAGCCGGTGCAACTACTCTCAATGTGCCTGACACTGTAGGTTATACCACACCTGATGAAATGTATGACTTAATCAAACTGCTGAAAAATGAGGTATATCAAGCAGATCAAGTAGTCTTCTCAGTTCATTGCCACAATGATTTGGGAATGGGTGTAGCTAATTCACTGGCTGCCGTGAGAGCTGGGGCTCGACAGATCGAATGTACGATCAACGGTATCGGTGAGAGGGCTGGTAATGCTGCGATGGAAGAGATTGTGATGGCAATGAACACCCGTCAGCAGTACTTCGACCTCCAGACAAATATCGTCACTGAGCAACTTTACCCTACAAGTCGCTTGCTGGCTCAAATCACGGGTGTTGCTGTTCAACCTAACAAGGCTATCGTTGGGGCAAATGCCTTTGCACACGAAGCTGGAATTCACCAACATGGGGTGCTGAAGAATGCTTTGACCTACGAGATAATGACTCCACAGTCAGTTGGTGTAAGGCAGAGTCAACTTGTTCTTGGAAAACATTCTGGCCGACATGCATTGAGTGAGCGAGTGAAATCACTTGGCTTCGAACTTAATGATGTAGAGTTGAATCACATCTTCAAGGAGTTCAAACACCTTGCTGATGTCAAGCGACAAGTTTTTGATGAAGACATTGAGGCACTGATCACCAACAATGTTCGCAAACAAAACAATCGCTTCGAACTACAGCATTTGACTGTCACATCGGGAACGACTTCTGTGCCCACAGCAACGATAACAATGAGAGTGGGCAACGATGTTGTTCGCAAAGCAGGCTTCGGCGATGGTCCCGTAGATGCTGCTTTGAACACGATCAAGCAGATTACCGAACAAAACTGTACTCTAAATTCCTACGTAGTGAAGGCAATCACAGGTGGCACTGACGCCCAAGGGGAGGTTAGCGTAACTGTTGAACATGAGGGACAGCAAGTTACAGGACGTGGAGCTCACACAGACATCATTCTGGCAAGTGCACTCGCCTTTGTACATGCACTTAATCGACTAGAAGCAAGATCTTCTTCCATAAGTTTGATGACCCCTCTCCAGCAAGAAGCTGCTGCTGTCTAA
- a CDS encoding class I tRNA ligase family protein, with translation MKIYRDASKEFEPKWRQHWDTQKIFKTPNPSEEGFDKQQPKFVVLDMFPYPSGIGLHVGHPLGYIATDILSRFMRMRGYNVLYSMGFDSFGLPAEQYAIQTGQHPWITTDNNIRNMLQQLKMLGLSHDPTRRFSTTDPDYFRWTQWIFLQIYHSYYDPTVSWQGPDSYMSQGRARPISELKEKLLTGEWLLDDDGAPQPAVYLPEGRRAKEDELRSAIDQARLAYVEESPVNWCPQLGTVLSNEEVTNEGRSERGDYPVYRRPLRQWNLRITCYADRLIQDLEDVNWPNGVTEMQKAWIGRSQGARIEFPVQLNNGKQERIAVFTTRPDTLFGVTYLVLAPEHPLVQLVTAKDQESNVLAFQKESARITSLSAGEDLEKNGTPTGGFAIHPVSGDQIPIWIGDYVLMEYGTGAVMGVPGHDERDFLFAKKYQLPIVPVIQPPWNWLKSETLQEEASDWTEEQLLDLYRLSPTEFQTSYTGPGTCFQSTHKNLSIDGLDNETGKLKVGEWLAEKGLGRPQVQYKLRDWLFSRQRYWGEPFPVVFDIENDLPYPLDDSELPVQLPELDNFEPKGSEDPDSLPEPPLGRVKDWVNVHGVILSNQCVRLVSKEQASQGFLKVEGERLPVQGFQRDMNSMPNWAGSCWYYLRYMDARNDHAMVNSDIERYWTLDGSSPEQKPAGAIDLYVGGTEHAVLHLLYSRFWHKVLYDLGHVSTKEPFQQLFNQGMITADAYKDSRGAYVDIHDVEVKHINGEAKAFHKPTGNELEIDPGKMGKRYKNGIPPEEICDLYTTDTFRCYEMYLGPLDAGKPWKQESIIGIQRFLAGVWNLMEITLPDAQVSISTELERMMHKTIRKVTEDVGRLRMNTAIAALIECKNEFARQEKLPKSYLKNLVLLTSPFAPHLGEEMMSILEPDEHSAQKSVLRYNWPNFDPDKCLEDTIEVPLMVNGKKRDAMAVAVDINEETLKEMAMSNEKVLSHLNGKSPKRVVVVMQPNRKLVNIVV, from the coding sequence ATGAAAATTTATCGGGACGCCTCCAAGGAATTTGAGCCCAAATGGCGTCAACATTGGGATACTCAAAAGATTTTTAAGACCCCCAATCCAAGCGAAGAAGGATTTGATAAGCAGCAGCCAAAATTTGTTGTCCTAGACATGTTTCCTTATCCTAGTGGCATTGGATTACACGTAGGACATCCACTTGGTTACATTGCGACTGACATTCTAAGCCGTTTTATGAGAATGCGTGGTTACAATGTCCTGTATTCAATGGGGTTTGATTCCTTTGGGCTTCCCGCTGAACAATATGCAATCCAGACCGGCCAGCATCCCTGGATCACAACGGACAACAATATTCGTAATATGCTGCAGCAACTAAAGATGCTGGGGCTGAGCCATGATCCAACAAGGCGATTCTCAACAACAGATCCAGATTACTTTAGGTGGACGCAATGGATCTTCCTTCAAATCTACCATTCCTACTACGATCCCACTGTAAGTTGGCAGGGACCTGATAGTTACATGTCCCAAGGTAGAGCAAGACCTATTTCAGAACTCAAAGAAAAACTGCTTACTGGTGAATGGCTACTTGATGATGACGGCGCCCCACAACCAGCGGTATATTTGCCTGAGGGTCGACGAGCGAAAGAGGATGAACTGAGAAGCGCTATCGACCAAGCAAGACTCGCTTACGTTGAGGAGTCACCCGTCAATTGGTGCCCTCAATTGGGTACCGTGCTCTCTAACGAGGAAGTAACGAACGAGGGACGCAGTGAACGAGGAGATTACCCTGTTTATCGGAGACCACTTCGCCAATGGAACCTCCGCATCACCTGCTATGCGGATCGATTGATTCAAGATCTGGAAGATGTGAACTGGCCTAATGGTGTGACGGAGATGCAGAAGGCTTGGATCGGCCGAAGCCAAGGAGCCCGCATTGAATTTCCAGTTCAACTAAACAACGGGAAGCAGGAGCGTATCGCCGTATTTACAACCAGACCAGATACACTTTTTGGAGTGACATATCTAGTGCTGGCACCAGAACATCCGCTGGTTCAACTAGTAACTGCCAAGGATCAAGAGTCGAATGTACTCGCTTTCCAAAAGGAATCAGCAAGAATTACATCCCTGTCTGCTGGTGAAGATCTGGAAAAGAACGGCACTCCCACAGGCGGATTTGCAATTCACCCAGTCAGTGGAGATCAGATTCCAATCTGGATTGGTGACTACGTTTTGATGGAATATGGGACAGGTGCTGTGATGGGAGTTCCTGGACACGACGAACGAGATTTCTTGTTCGCCAAAAAATATCAATTACCCATCGTACCTGTAATTCAGCCTCCATGGAACTGGCTCAAGTCAGAGACTCTTCAGGAAGAAGCAAGCGATTGGACTGAAGAACAACTACTGGATCTGTACCGTCTATCCCCAACAGAATTTCAAACTTCTTATACTGGGCCTGGAACCTGTTTCCAATCAACTCATAAGAATTTGAGTATTGACGGACTAGACAATGAAACTGGAAAGTTGAAAGTCGGTGAGTGGCTCGCTGAAAAAGGATTAGGGCGACCACAAGTGCAGTATAAATTACGCGACTGGCTCTTCAGTCGACAACGATACTGGGGAGAGCCCTTCCCAGTCGTTTTTGATATTGAAAATGATCTGCCCTATCCTCTTGATGATAGTGAATTGCCCGTTCAACTACCTGAACTAGATAATTTTGAACCCAAGGGCAGTGAAGACCCTGATTCACTACCTGAGCCACCCTTGGGTCGCGTGAAAGACTGGGTAAATGTCCATGGTGTAATCCTATCGAATCAATGTGTCCGTTTGGTCAGTAAAGAACAGGCATCACAAGGTTTTCTTAAAGTAGAAGGTGAGCGTCTACCAGTTCAGGGTTTTCAAAGGGACATGAATTCCATGCCCAACTGGGCTGGATCCTGTTGGTATTACTTACGTTACATGGACGCTCGCAACGATCATGCAATGGTAAACTCTGATATCGAACGCTATTGGACATTGGATGGAAGTTCTCCAGAACAGAAACCAGCTGGTGCAATTGATCTTTATGTGGGGGGGACCGAACACGCAGTACTACACCTTTTGTATTCGCGCTTCTGGCACAAGGTACTTTATGACCTGGGACATGTTTCAACTAAAGAGCCCTTCCAACAATTATTCAATCAGGGAATGATCACAGCCGATGCTTACAAGGATTCCAGAGGGGCCTATGTTGATATTCATGATGTTGAGGTAAAACACATCAATGGAGAGGCTAAGGCATTCCACAAACCGACGGGAAATGAGCTTGAAATTGATCCTGGGAAAATGGGGAAACGCTACAAAAACGGTATCCCTCCTGAGGAGATTTGTGATCTTTACACTACTGACACCTTCCGATGTTACGAGATGTACCTAGGGCCCCTTGATGCTGGTAAGCCTTGGAAGCAGGAATCGATTATTGGAATTCAACGTTTCTTGGCTGGAGTGTGGAATCTGATGGAGATCACCCTTCCAGATGCTCAAGTCAGTATATCCACGGAACTTGAGCGAATGATGCACAAGACCATCCGCAAGGTAACCGAAGATGTTGGTCGTTTGCGGATGAACACTGCGATCGCAGCGCTGATTGAATGTAAAAACGAATTTGCCCGCCAAGAAAAACTACCCAAAAGTTATTTGAAGAATCTAGTCCTGTTGACCTCACCTTTCGCTCCCCATCTTGGGGAAGAAATGATGTCTATTCTCGAACCAGATGAGCATTCAGCGCAAAAGTCAGTTCTCCGTTACAATTGGCCCAACTTCGATCCTGACAAGTGCTTAGAAGACACCATTGAAGTGCCCTTGATGGTTAATGGAAAAAAGAGAGACGCTATGGCAGTAGCAGTAGATATTAACGAGGAGACTCTTAAAGAGATGGCGATGAGCAACGAAAAGGTACTATCTCACCTCAATGGCAAGTCACCTAAGCGGGTGGTGGTTGTCATGCAACCCAACCGCAAGTTGGTGAACATTGTTGTCTGA